The genomic DNA TACAATGTAGAATAAGTAGCTGTGGCTCAGCGGCCCGAAGATTTCTGGTTGGATTCCCTCAGGGGCTTCCTGTCTGTAGCCAGTGGTAACGTTCATGAAGTCCTTTAAATCCTTGAAAATATTAAGGATGCAGTACAGAGGGGAGATATATGGATGTTCAGAAAGGACATGGATGAagacaattattttattttttgtgatcAAATTAATTTTAATCTTCACATAAGATTATTTTCTTACGTAAAAAATAAACGTAATTTAGAGATCTGATCTTGAGGATAACTGCTGCGTTATGTTGTGAACTTGACATCCAATTTTTATTAGTATCATCGTAGCATTGACCTTGTTTACTTTTTACAGTTTGTCCATCTGTAAAGACATTAAAGACACTAGCTTGTGATCTGCACACCTGACTCAAACTTCCCTGTATTGCACAGGCACCATCACCTGCCTGGAGTTTTATGGGACGTCTCATTTactgagtggaggagaggatggacTCGTCTGTGTGTGGAGCACAAAGAAGTGGGAGTGTCTGAAATCCATCAAAGCTCAcaagtaagagagagagagaggcgctGCAGAAGCACTGAGATGGTTTTTGTCTTGTACTTTGTTGGATGGGACAAGTCAAAGTAACTTGCTTAATCCTGTCGTCGTCCTCAGAGGCCATGTCACTTCActgtccgtccatccatctgGGAAACTTGCACTCACAGTTGGGACAGATAAGACTCTCAGGTAAAATTCACAGCTCTGTAGGAAAGTCTGTGAGGCCGATGATTCTTTTAACAGGGAATCAAAAATGACTGTTGCATCTTTTAATCCTTTTTAGAACGTGGAATCTAATTAATGGAAGATCAGCTttcatcaaaaacataaaacagagtAAGCCTCCTCTTGGTTTGTGAAGTTAAGGAATGTTTAGCTATATGAGTATGTTTTGAAATGACTTGAACTGTTTTTTCTCAACTCTTTTAACAGCTGCACACATTGTCCGATGGTCACCAGATGGGGATAAATACGTGGTTGTGGTGGATGACAAAGTGAACATCTACGACCTGGAGACAGCCTCTGTGACAGGAACGATGACAAACCCCAAGAGGATCTCATCTGTTAAGTTCTTAAATGTGAGTTCTCTCGCGAAGATTGGGATCTGCTATTACACCGAGATGTGAAGCATCATTAGACTGTGTTCAGATGCATGTTGTAATCCTGCTCGTTTTTCAGAACTCCATCCTGGCCGTCGCAGGAGACGATGAAATCGTGAGGTTATGTGACCTGGGGAAAGAGAAATGGGTGTGTGAGTTTAAGGCTCACGAAACCAGGTAAAttcatagtttttgtttgtttgttttacttcacaGATCCACCACCATGTATGTCTGAAAGTTATTAGGTGCAGGTGTTTTTCAATATGTATTCAAAGTATTTGGAGCTGCTTttctaaaaacatatttctgatgCTGAGAAGAGAACTGGACTTGTCTTTGTAAGAATTAAAAGCTTTGAAACTTACTGATATTTTGTATTGctaaaatatattcatgtgtttattttgcatctCATGTCATATTGGTGAAAAGTACAAACCTACATCCTTTGTTGATTTCAGAGTGAAAGCGGTTGACAGTTTCATTATGGAGGATTACTGCGTGATGGTGACAGCTTCAAACGACGGCTTCATGAAAATGTGGAAACTCCATCTAAAAGAGGCACGTCTCTAGTATTATTTATGAACATGCCATATACTTATAACTAACCAAATTCCTTCAACATTTACAGCGGCAGTgtatattttcaaataataatttCCCTTTGTGCCATTTCCTGTTGACATATATCTACTTTACAGAGCAGAATAATAAACTACTTTTAAAGCAATAATAACAACTAAAATAAGATATTCGGATATAGTAGTAATAAAACCTTCTGTTACAAGAATAAAGTTatataaacatgaaaatgaagttTAGCAAAATGACACTGCTGTTACCTGCTGTTTGAACTAGCAATGTTCTCCTGCTGTCCAACAGGAGCTGGAGTCTCCCACTCTCCTTGGGGAGGTGAACACAACGGCTAGACTGACGTGCCTCGCTGTGTGGAAACCTTCGTCAGTGCAGGAGACCCCTAAGGAACCAGCAGCAAAGGCAACAACATCTGAAGGTAGTTGTCCTGCAAACAACATGTTCATCATGTTATGAAAGAGATGTGAGCAGTAGCTGGTTTGGGCTTTCTCCCACTTGAAGATAAATAAAGAGCGTCTTCGTGTAGCTTTTTCTGCATCTGAGTAACGCACTCCATCTGTTTGCCTCTGTCCACAGAACTCGCTCGGGAGCTTTCAAAGACGAAGAGGGTCCGAATTGCAACAGAAGAAGTCATTCTAGAAGATGAGAGCAAacccaaaaagaagaaaaaggacgGTGGAAAATAAACcgaaaaataataaatcaattttATTACTCATGGACTGTTTTATGTCGGGTCTTATTTGGTCACATATGTATTTGCTTTTTGTGGTTGCTACGGGGAGGAGATAAGGTGCAGCTTGTAAGTGCAGATTTTATGAATATATTTGCtgttgaaaagaagaaaatggacaaTGGATGGAAAATGAGATGggcaacaataaaaaatgttttatgatctATGGACTGctcttgtgtgcatgcatttactCATGGGTACAACAGGGAGGTGATGAAGCACAGCTGCTGATTGTACTTATATATTCTCTCTTTGTGGCAAGTTAGTCATGAGTCGGCTATGAGGCATCGCTTTCTCCTTTGGCCCCGTTCAAGACAGATATTAAGTTAGAAACAATTAAAAACCGTTGGATACCTTTATTTTGTAATTCTGCTGTatgacacaggaagtgacattttCAGGGTAACGGCCGGAAGTTGCTAGGTGCAGGACTCGACTGGTGTGAAGTTTAAAATTCAGGTGTGAAGTTTAAAATTCAGGTATGACTAGCTAATGTTTTGGATTAGTTTTAGTACGTTTGGTGTAATATTTTGATAGTAAAACGATCGGCAGTACTTTTGTCGCCATGTTTTAACCGTTTAACTGTTAACACGTTGTGATACAGTGAAGTTAAATCGAGTATTCCTCATGTTAAACTCTGTCTtactccagcagcagcagtaagtCTCTGGTTTGTGgacatggctgtagactggaTTGGGTTCAGCTATGCTGCTCTGGTGTCAGTAGGAGGAATCATAGGTTATATGAAAGCAGGTAGGAGAGGCACACCTAcatatttggtattttgttgtACACTGGCTAACCACAGTGGCTtagaaagtattcagatcctttacctaaaatactctgttacaagtaaaagacatgcattgaaaatgttacttatgtaaaagtataATCTGagaaatgtacttaaagtattaaaagtaaatcaatgcagaaaaatggcccctgtgacgTATAATATAGTTGTTTCTAATATTGACCTCATTGATTTAAATGAGGTGGACAGAATAtaagaaacacctctcagtatcAAACTAATGATCAGAAtgatcataaagttgaatcaacacatctataaaacagtttcaacaaaaacattataacCTAATAGAGGTAGGGTTTTTAACAGGGATGTCGTATtataggtgtacctaataaactggcaacagaGTGTACAGCCAGAGGACAAGTTCACACCCTTTTGTCCTGAGATGTTAAaagacattctgggaaatgtaggaaattaGTTTCTGAGTTAGCTGAGAAATTTGATTCaactcttcatttaaaaaataaaacgtaattgtgtttcctcctcaggCAGCATCACCTCTCTGGCTGCAGGGCTCCTGTTCGGCCTGCTGGCTGCAGTCGGTGCTTATCTGGCATCTCAAAATCCCAAGAATGTCTGGCTTTCACTAGGTGAGCAAGTTTAGTTTGATAAACTGTGACAGTCCGACTGCAGCTTTCAGAACACATGGCAACAACTGTTTTCCCTCCACTGAGGAAATGCAGGCACCTCGGGAACTCTGGCTGTGGTGATGGGGCTGAGATTTCTCAACTCCTGGAAGTTCATGCCAGCAGGTTTAATGACTTTAGCAAGGTAATACACTATTTAACTAAGTTTTCTTTTGCAGGTTTTACTTTCCCTCTGACAATCATTTACAATATTCTGCACCATATAGACCCTTGCTTTCAAAAAcctgagacaaacagaaatgatgacaCATATACTTTTCATTCCTGTTTCAACCGTATCccaatataaatgttttaatttatttccagTGCTCTGATGCTGGTGAAGATCATCATTGGAATGCTAAAGAGACCACATAAAGCTTGAAAATATCTACGTATGCCTTTACTGTGTGCCTGTACATATTGTTGACATCTAATTTGTGctcccacatactgtacattcaaaaacattcccTGTGTGGTTTTCTATTACAGTTCTTTATAGAAAGTGTAATGCAAAATATGTGATTTTTAGAGAAAAGGATCACTGACCaacaaaactgaagaaaaatcTGTCTCCGATAATACAAAGCAATCTCTATCCAGATAGGTGATGTTTTTATCTGTATCTGCTggtgtaaaataataaatgcacccattttaatagaaaaataactactttatttcattttctagtctattatataaaaaatactgaCAGTAGAATTGTACAACAATGAACAACATTTAATAACATGGCAAATGAAAGACTAGCAGGAAACACTTATCTTCTGAAATCTGTGTTTCCTGGCAAAAAGTGCAGTGGGGATTATTCCCATGAGTCACTGGTGTGCTACTGGTGGCCGCCTCCATATTTGGCGGTCCAGTCCACTCGTCCGTGCACCGGCTGGACGTTTGGGCTCCTTGAAAAGGCGTTCTTTCCTGCAGCGCTGGTGCTGGATCCAGGGATATGAGGATTCAGAGATCTGCTCCTCCACCCTTCGTAGTCTGGGAAGATCATCGTGAGAGAGAAGGACACTGTGTTTAGCCGATACTCAGAAAGTGACATCAAGAGGCAACTTTTGAATTCATAGTTCTgatttatgggtttttttttaccttcatttGAGGTTTTATTTGAGGAGGTCTTGCTCTTGGACGGTTTGATTTTAGACTCTGCTCTTAGATCAGCAGCTGATGACAGATCAACTGCAAGTGGGTAAAAATTGAAAGACAAGAAACTGAACCTCCTAGACACTTCTATATTTAAGGAGGACAGTGACTCCTTTCTAACTCCAGGGGGCGTTTTACTTAAGTATGATGGAAGAGAATGTGTAGTCATGATGCACTCCGAACAAAGAATTAGTTCCCAGTACCGTCTATCTGAGAAAATACAAAGTTCTCTGTTGTGACTCACTAGCAGAGATGCCTCCTATCGGTGCCAGTGTAATCTTCTGTCTAGCTGCTCCTGTTTCCATCTTCTCAAAAGGTGACACGTACGTCTTGCTTGGCTTGTTGGTCATGAAGGAGTCTGGAAGGGACGATGAAATCCATCACAAGTGACAAATGACCTGCTTAAAACTGTAATCAATAATGTAAACCACTCCAGTGATGTCGTCACTGACAGTTACTAATGAATTGCTTTAGCTTGGGAATTTAGAAtatcacacaaaacaatatatactTCACAGGCCGTGGTTTCCTTGAGggcctttgtgttttgtgtcttacAGTATTTTAACAATGTCTATAATCTCTAAATGACAGCAAAGTAGGGACACCTGTAATTCTGTAAACTGCTCCTAAATGTGAGAGATACCTTCGGAAAGATCAAGATCCTCCAGGGTCTTTTCTTTTAGCGGCTTCTTATCTGTTAGTTTAGGGAGACTGATGtctaaaaacacagcacaacatagagggaaaagaggaggggtgagtggaagaggaaaacagctgcagaacaCAACGAAAAGAAAATAGGAAACCCAAAGTGTACTTTGAGTTTTTCCAGCCAGGTATAATTTTTCTCTGGCTGCTTCATACTCTCATAAACAGAAAAGcagtttgtgctttttgtgtgaGGGGTGACTCATGAATAATACAGGTTTCCTCTTTTTACACTGTTGGGTCAACAACCatgaaaagagcagaagaaaagaatCAGGTTTCCTCTTTTCAGcacggaagaaaaaaaaaacaggtagcGTGTTACACTGATGTTGTTGTCAGCGTGGTGCAGTAATTAGCTGCTGCAGTTGCAAAACTGTATTCGCGTGCCCTGGGATTGagtgataaaaacatgaaatcataATGGAGTTGTTTCTAACTTTGTGGAACTTGAGTGCCTCACAACAAATTGtcaaattgtattttcaaataATTAGAAGCATTTGAAATATCAGATGGGATTGGTTTGCGTCAGAACAATCAGAAAACTTTAACCAGGGTCTCAAATTAACTCCCATAAAGCAGAAAAAAGTGCTAAAAGTACAGGATAAGACATGCAGAAGCATGCAAAGTATTTCTATGAAAATTTTGGGCAAAGAAAAATTATACAAATTATACTTGTGAAGTATTTTTTTGTAGCCGTTGCCAGGTGATCCAAAAAAGTAAACTCCCTCACTGGCATTCATCTAGCGTGTCATCTATTAGTTTAATGTTTAAGCTTTCATCGTGTAGCTGCTCACTGACATCTCATATCCAGGTAACCGCTCTGACTTGCTATTCTGAACAGGCTTCAGCACCGCACAAACATTCTCACACGTGTCCTCACGTCTTTCTTACCTTTACGTAGAGGGAACTCCGGCCCCTGTCCTCTGGTTAAACTCGAGCTGCCCCACAGGTTCCTGCCGATCGCCGGGCTTCCTCCTGAGGAATTGTTTTTTGGATTTACACCTGAAAAGGAAAAGCTCGGAATGAACTCGCTGTACCTGAGCCCACACGATTTACCCAGATCTCATAGAACTATGCCACATTTAGATTTAGCACCTACAGTATGTGGAAAGTGCAGCATGTACATTATTAGGCTGTTAGAAGACAGCAACACCAAACGTGTGTAGCGTAAAGCAAGTGAtccaacagaaacaacattttcaactcTAATGTAATATGTTGATATTTACAGTATCTGTGTTATTAgtggtttgtttttagtgtttggaGTAAAGTTTATTACTTCACTGTGCAACTTAAGCAACATAAATAAAGTAACATAAAGACGTGAGCCTAACACTCCTTGGGGAGGCAGAGGAAGTCAAAGGTTTGGCCACAGAAACTCATTCATTTTGTCTCACCTGGCAGATATCTGGACTGACGGAGGTAGTGCTGCTTGGCAGACAGGGTGGTGGAGTCGGCTCTGTTCAGCCCACTGTTGCTCGGCAGCTTTCCTACTGTATTTGTCTTTGACTCTGGAAACCTAGACAAAAActtgttattgtcttttttccaaACTGCgatgaaaacacatcttttacaAGAAAGTGAAGATGTCTAACCGACAGCCGGGCCCATCCAGCACCCTGTCCTTCAGAGAGCTGATAGTGGGTTTTTTGGAGATGGAAACTCCAGCGTCTGTGTCCTCACCGTCGTCCCAACTGTCGACGGACTTGAAAGACGTCTGTCCCCATCGTCGACGTCCTGTCCTCACTCCAGCCATGCTGTTCTCTGCTCCTGTGGGAGCTGCTCTTGTAggctttaaaatgaacatacaAAGTAGAAAAACAGTTCTGTGAGCGCCAAGAAGGTCCCATTCTGACATTTAGAGGCTGTGCCTGAGTGATACCTACAGCCTGCCAGCTCATCGGCTGCCTGTTTGTCACCAGGCAGAGAGGCTCCTGCTGCCCCTCTGTCAGGGTGGTGAAacacattgcttgttttgtgcttGGCTCCATGTTGTCCTGAGGAAGAGTGATCTGCTGAAGGGGCTGGTGGAGATATTGTCTGCAGGTCTGCAGCTCTACCTGAGTCTTACTTGGCTCGCCAGACTCTAGGTCCGTCTTACAGAGGGACGGAGgctttgtctctgcagctgcctCGGACATCTTTGCCTGAGCCTTGTGCTGCTCTGAGTACTTTAGAGGAGTTCCGAGCACCTGGCCGACATGGAAGTATGGATACCGTAGAGCCTGGATCACAAATAgtacaaacaaaaggaaaaatatctttttagttcaagttcaagttcaataTTTAGATTTTCCACCAATGAGAAGCCTGCAGCATGGAATAAAACAGCATATTAATTataggaaaaataaatgatgcactaaataaaatgtggagccaaaaataaaagtgcagaCAAGAACATAGAAATAAGGCAATGGGTTCCTTGTTTATAGGACATAGAATAgtatataagatatatattgTAAAGAACTAATGAGACAAACCACAACTGCACAGCAGTATAAAAAGTGTGCAGCATTCTCCTTTTTTGTAAGTTTCAAGCTTCAGCGGTAGTTTTTATAatgatgtgtgtctgtctcacactTTGAATGAAGTCAGTGGACGAGCATTGCCTCAGAAGTACATCCAGATGTCAAGTTTGGTATTACAGTAACTGCCAAGGTAAGCTGATTGATTCCCACTTGGGCCTCCCATGCTAAAAATAGATGCACTCAAAGGTACTCAAAGGTGCTCGGGATAAAAGCATTCACCAAAGGACTTGTGTTACTTTGCAAACACTGTCACCTCAACATTAGTCAGCTGTCTTCACTCTAATCTTTGTACGTTTTGTGTTTATTCCAACCAATACATGTTAAGACTTAATGGGATTTAAATGTACCTGAGCAGCACTTGGTCTTTTCTCTGGGTCCCACTGCAGCATGTCTTTCATCAGTGTGATCGCCTCGTGGCTGGCGTTGGGGATCAGGGATCTGAGGCTGGTGGGGACACACTTTGGGAAGCGGAAGTTCATCGAGGTGGCCAGGTTGTAGCCCTCAGGCCAGTCTGACTGAAGTGGTGAGAGACAAGAGTAAGAGTTATACACAAAAACTTcccaacaaaagaaatgtgattaAGTAGTTTGATAGTTTGGCCCAAGCAGAGAGGATGTCGCCACGATTTAAGAGATTCTGTGTGAACGTGAACTGATTTTTGCTGCATCCACCATGACAGTAGAACCACAACATACATATGACACCTGTTGTGATGGTTCACCTTCTTGAGCGTTCCCAGCACCTGACAGATCTTGAAGATCTCGTCCACCTCGCTGTTGCCAGGGAACAGGGGTCTGAGTGTGTAGAGCTCCGCCATGATGCATCCCACGGCCCAGATGTCGATGGGGGAGCTGTAGGAGTTGGACTTTAACAGAACCTCTGGGGCTCTGTACCTGTCGTAACAGCACGGGAGGATGTTTATGGAACATTTGCATATAGTTGATAGAATACATTTTACTCTTTCTTAAAttcctcttttttaaatttccatgatgtatttctttgctttttgttgctcAATTAACAGAATTAACATGAAGGTGGGTggaattttatgttttataaattacatttcaagaATTCAACAGTGGCGTGGCTGATGAAAACGGATGACAGCTTGTTCGTTGGATTATCAAGATTAAGGAGTCATTGTTTCTGAAAAGAAAGTTTGCTGTTGaattttcttaattaaaaaagaaacactcggacatttgcatatttttgaCTGACTGCatgtatgaatacatttttaatttttgtcaaacaaaagGTGGCGAATCAGATTAGATGACAAATAGTATGACATCAACAGAAAAAGTAACAGTGAAGTTGATAGTAGTAGATTAATGTTATTATGTAGTAATAATAGAAGACAGCGGCCGACTGAGGCTCAATGATCTCAACATTGATTTTCCTCTGTCTAGTCagtttgtcttcctctcctgaacagatttatttttctctagTCAGTATCAGTTTAATCTAAGAGTCTTTTTAAGGTGCATGCTAGTGATATTACAGCAGGTGTTACTGTGAGTCAAAAGTTTGATTCAGTTCAGACTGCAGATCAACAACGTCTATGAGATGATGTTTCATCTACAGGAATTTCTTGTACATTGCTCTGATATTATCTCGTAAACAAATCAGTCTCACCATCTCGTGGACACATAATCAGTGTAAGGTGGCTGCGAGCGGATTTCTCTAGCTAGTCCAAAATCAGCGATCTTAACCAGCTCTGGGCCCATGCAGAGCAAGTTCTCCGGTTTCATATCACGATGGAAGTACCCTGAAAAAACATGAGACAGTCAAATAAACCTGTACTGATGCTGATATTTGTCTAGATTTGCTTTATTCTctcaaacaaaacagtttttgcCTCTAAGTTTCTACTACTATCACAACCACTACCACGTTTACACGACTCCCTATTGATGCACATCACaatttgatgttttgtcagATTTGTTAAGATCTGAAACAGAGTAAAAACATCTGCGTCTTAACGTGACAAAGCACAGTCAAGCCAAGCCTTTGAGGAagtggaaaggaaaagagaaagacaggaggagtCTCTTACCGTGCTTATGCACAAATGCTAAGCCAGACAATACTTGGAACAGAACGTtccttatttcattttcagaaaacatCTTATCTTCCCTGGCAGCGGCAAAGtagtaaaagacaaaagaaagcaaaaaaaagaaagaaagaaagaaagagggtaTAAAGAAAATATGCAACTATGGAGTGACACCAGCACCCACAAGCACTAAAAACAGGGCTGAAAAAGTTGTTCAGTTACGCTTTGGTACCACTCAGACCTCCTCTTCTCACTGAGGGAGAAGTGAGCCATTTTTGGCTGGAGTAAATCCTGTGATGCCTATCAACCGTCCAGCATTCATATActtttcaggtttaattcactCAATTAACACAATTATACCAAGACAGTGCTGACAGCTTGATAACACAGcattttataaaacagaaaaggcagCAGAGTCAGTTTTTCTTCAGTCTGAAGTCACCTACCATGTTTATGAATAAAGGACAGTCCCTGTAATATctgaaatgtcatgtttctgaCGACTGACTCAGGGAACAACTTGTTTCTGCAAAAAACCAAGGCCGACATATGATGACTCAATCTGACCCAAATAATTCTCACATTCCCAAtggtaataaaaacaaacactgcagaatTATATCCCAAAAATAACTCTGTGTACACAGCTGGTAAAAAAGGCCCGTCAATAACGGCCTGATGTGTTCTTACCGTTCTTTCATGAGCTGATAGAGGTTTTCTTTCATATATTCAAAGACAAAGTAGAGGtagtcattttctctgatgacTTCCCTCAGTTTCACCACATTGGCATGGTTCAGCTTCTTCAGTGACTAATAACACAAAGCATTTAGGAGACACAACAACAGAGGCATCAGGAATCAGCTCATTATGtaagaaaatgtgtctgaaatgaGCTTTTTCACTATAGCACAAAAATAAACTATTATTGGCAAATAATGTATGTTAGATGTAATTTGCTTTACTTGATTCACAATTCTTATGTGATCTGGGGCTTATTCCAGAGGAATATTGCAAAAACAAGGACAGGATTTTATATTGCCCAAGCCCATTAATGCCAAATATGGCACTTATTgcttatatactgtatctaaAGCTGCTGTATCGACTAGTGGAGATTTCTTGTCTGACTATAATGATTCTCACCTTCACCTCCCTCAGATTCAAACACTCATCCCAACAATAAaacttcctcttcatcctgttGAAAAAGGTAAACAGATTTGCATGACTATATGTattaatgttgacattttaagaCAGTAATATTGAATGTAATTAGCATTAGAGATATGAAATGGAttttcagtctgattatcaggctagtATAAAATATCTATACTGTGTATTCCAACAGTTATATTAAACTAAGTAACGTGAGCTAATAAAGGTAGCCTAGAGTGCTTTCTTTATGGTGATTATGGGATCCAAAAAATGTTGCATCACTGTTGTACCCATAATAGTAGTAGCATCCTGGGCATTACTGCTATATTGACACACactttattgaaatattttacatgtgtAACCTGCTTTAACCTTTCTGTCTTACAGCTGGAGACTTTCATTATACGTTTCCCATGGTCCAGGGGCAACACTATGCGGAGTACTTTCACTCCTTTCACTGCCACCGGTAGTATCAGCTTGCACTATAACCTTCATTTACAAACAGTGCCCGAAGGAGCCTCGTgaaacattcattattcatttccTGCCAGAGACAGATTCTTAAACAGCTCATCCTTAAAATGTTGTCTATAGGCAAATAAGGACGCACAGCACAGCGATATGTAGTTATAATAAAGAACAAGAAAttacaacatttttctttttttcatgtgagGACACACCATGTTTGGGTCTAGAGCCTTGAAGCACCTTGCAGCAGTCACTCTAAGGTTTAATCAGCTTAACTCTtccagacaaaacaaca from Enoplosus armatus isolate fEnoArm2 chromosome 14, fEnoArm2.hap1, whole genome shotgun sequence includes the following:
- the pak1ip1 gene encoding p21-activated protein kinase-interacting protein 1-like, giving the protein MAAILELIAGSYEQIAFGYRVNTDEKEWTAKANFTHHAHTASISAVAASERFVVTGSKDETIQLYDMKKRTEHGALLHHDGTITCLEFYGTSHLLSGGEDGLVCVWSTKKWECLKSIKAHKGHVTSLSVHPSGKLALTVGTDKTLRTWNLINGRSAFIKNIKQTAHIVRWSPDGDKYVVVVDDKVNIYDLETASVTGTMTNPKRISSVKFLNNSILAVAGDDEIVRLCDLGKEKWVCEFKAHETRVKAVDSFIMEDYCVMVTASNDGFMKMWKLHLKEELESPTLLGEVNTTARLTCLAVWKPSSVQETPKEPAAKATTSEELARELSKTKRVRIATEEVILEDESKPKKKKKDGGK
- the LOC139296262 gene encoding transmembrane protein 14C-like; translation: MAVDWIGFSYAALVSVGGIIGYMKAGSITSLAAGLLFGLLAAVGAYLASQNPKNVWLSLGTSGTLAVVMGLRFLNSWKFMPAGLMTLASALMLVKIIIGMLKRPHKA